CACTGGTCACCATCATAccgtgtcaggtcatttgaGCCCCAATTACTTTGCTATTGGCGCAAATGATGCCAGCAATCCACATGATTTGAAGCAAAGTCTTCATGCAAGGAATAACTGGGACATAGCTTCTCAGCCCCATACCCAATCAACATTCTCCAGTCAAAGACCGCAGCTACTACCCCAGAAGTCACTCTACGAGGACATCCAGGGCGATTATATGAGAAGTCCCACCGTGAACGAAGGGAATTGCAGAATGTCCGTCTTACACGGCCTACCATGGAATCCTGAGTTGCAAAAGACCAATTCGTCGGAGCGCACTGCCGCTTTGCATTCGAGCCCTCGGAATTCCTATTTTCAAGAACCAGAGCACACAGTTCGAAACAGCCATAGGCCAGATGTCTCTCAAATCGATGATTCGCGTTCTCAGGATTCAATGCAACAGACATCCGTTCAGCCGGTCCGTCCCTTTCAGCTGTCGTTCCAGGGTGGGTTGGCAAATACCGTTTCGTGCCAAAATACTCCCGAATCCGGATCTCAGGCATTGCATCCCGCTCATGGGGTCAACTTCGTATCTGCCGAGCGTTGCGCCGAGTTAGTCATATCAGCCCATCGGGAATCAATCTTCTTGGATGTGCGTCCGTTTACGCATTTTGCGCAGTCTAATATCAGAGGGTCGCTGAATCTTTGCATCCCAACCACCCTGGTTAAGCGGCCTTCGTTCGACACACGGAAGTTGGAGAACACATTTACGGATGATAGCGCCAAGAAGAACTTCGCGAGATGGAGACACTGCCGCTATATTATCGTCTATGATGCCGCTACAGCTGACCCCAAGGATGCGGGGCCGCTATCAAATTTGCTGAAGAAGTTCACGGTTGAGGGTTGGGATGGTGAAGCGATGATCCTAAAAGGTGGCTTCAAGACGTTCTCGAACTGCTTTCCCGGCCTCACGCAAAATCAGCAAGGAGAACAACTGCAGGCTGCAACAACGGCTGCCCCGAAGAAGCCAACTACAATGCATATTAGCCTTCCAGCCGTTGCTCCAGTCGCCGGTGGGTGTGCTTTGCCGGAGTCCTCCGCCACAGTCATTCCCTTTTTCGGGAATATTCGCCAGCACATGGATCTCCTAGGAGGTGTTGGGCAGATGTCTCTTCAACTTCCCAAGCAGTTAACCGAGTCAAAAAGACGGTTGTTACCCTCCTGGTTGCGGGATGCTTCGAATCCCAGTGATCGAGGTCACGGTGTCTCGCAAAAATTCTTGAAGCTTGAAGAAAAGGAATTGGAGCGCATGAAGCAGGCGTTCTCTTATGGATCGACTTCCGACGCTGTCTCATCGAAAAAATATCGCATTGCAGGCATTGAAAAGGGGACCAAGAATAGGTATAACGATATTTATCCATTTGATCATTCTCGTGTTCAACTCCAAAATGAGCCAATCGGTGGCTGTGATTATGTGAACGGCAACCATTTGAAAGCCGAATATAGTAACAGAAGCTACATAGCGACCCAGGCTCCTGTGCCGGATACATTCAAAGTGAGTTcctccttttttctttctttttctctttgtgATTTTATGGGTCCTTCTGCTTTGAAGTATCTTGTGTTGAATATCGGCTGATATGCTTGTTAGGATTTTTGGCGCGTTGTCTGGGAGCAAGATATCAGATTGGTTGTTGCGCTCACCGCAGAATTCGAACGGGGCCAAGTGAAGTGTCATCCGTACTGGGAGTCCGGGATGTACGGGCCTCTTCAGGTCAAAAACTTCTCGCAGAGATATGTCTACATGGACAGGCCGGGTTCGTCACTGGCGAACGACTCCGGCATAAAGCCATCGGCGGCCCAAGTCGACTCCAATCAGCAGAACGAGGGTGACGATCCTTGCATTATTGTCAGACACTTTGGTCTGTCCCACTCTGCGTTTCCATTCCAGCCGCTACGGGAAGTTACGCAGCTCCAGTATCCCTATTGGCCTGATTTCGGCACTACCGCGCAGCCATCTCATCTGTTGCAGTTGATTGAGCAGTGTAACAAAATCATCGAGACCACCAGTAATACCGCTTTCAGCAGTAATGAGGCAGAACCGCAGGGGCAACGGTCGGTTTTGGTACACTGTAGTGCGGGCTGTGGTCGCACCGGTACATTCTGTGCCGTTGATAGTGTACTGGACATGCTAAAACGACAGCGCTCCAGGGCGCAGCATTCATCAACTAATGATAACAATTACCCGACTGATGAGTGGGTCTATAATGACGAGCTGGATCTCATCGCAAAGACCGTCGCCGATTTTCGGACTCAGAGACCGAGTATGGTACAGAACCTCGGTCAGTTTGTGTTATGTTACGAGAGTGTACTCGAATGGGTTGTTTCTCAGATGTCAGATGGGGATGATATCTCCCAATGAAAGTTCGTCTGAACAAATTGGGGTTCATAATTTTCTTTTGCACCCGCGCGATTTTTTATTTGATTGATGCGTTTTTCTTGTTTACATGGGATACCCATCGCAATGATGCAAATTGCTTGATTTCACATTATGGCTTGGGGATTATCAGCAGGGATTCCTTGGACGAATAACTATGCTTATAATCTGTCATACTGCTTTGGTGCATGTATATACATAACGCATTCTTGGGTGTTGTTCGTTTGGGGACCGTGGCGTATTATGGATTAAAGAAGGGAATAGCCCTAATTCGTACTTTCTCAAAGCTGCTTGCTAATATCGCATCTACAATAAATTCACTTTAAGCTGGGCTCCAATCCAGACCTGGCAAAGGACTTCTGCCTGGCTATTGTGGCCAGTCTCATCTGTTGGAGCCttctgtacagagtaaatATAGGCAACAATGGTGGCTGGGAGCCTCAGGATGCTCTCCGCCTTTAGCGCATCCGATTTATAAAAAGGAAATCTCACCAGGTGCTCGATCCAAGCTGTAATTCTTTTTTGTGTCTATCTATCAGTTACATCTACTTGGATAATTCTCCATATATCTAACAAAACCCCATACCCGCTTTCCGAATCATTTTGCCTAATCTGTGCCTGGTACGAAGCAGCAGCCAACAAGACTTGCTGAAATCATGCTCTTGGAACTTCCCCCGGAGTTATTATTACTTGTTCTGAAAAATACCAGCACTCCCGCATATTTACAAGCCACGGCTGCTTGCCGTGCTCTCTATGAAGTTGCGACAAGTTGTCACAGTTTGGTCTTGCATCATGTATACCAAACACCTGGTGTAGTTACAGGCGTGGATTCCCTCGAGACAAAAGAGTTATTCCAATTGTTGATTAAGCGCTCCTTTCGGCAATTATATGGCGCAGAATTCCGCGCAAGTTGCAAGGCATACAGTTTCGAATCTCAGGAAATTGATGTTCAAGCCTCATCACTTGCGCCTTCCGGGGATACCAATCTTGCACTTGTCGTCAAGGGCCAACCTGATGTATTCCTCTTTCACGCTGAATATGAGGGATCCATTTCACCCCGGGCTCGATTGAAGGTGCCAGAACAGTACGAGCAGCAACTGGGGGTAATGGAAGTGCTCAAGACGACCGTTTGTGGGGAGCGTGATGTCTATGTCCTTTGCCGGTTTACACCCAATATAGATGAACATGGTCCAGATGCAAATCATCCGTTTGTCCAACAAGCATTACAGTCGAGCCATAATGGAACGGTCGTTCTGTTTCACTTTGAAATACAGTCATCCGATCACCATATTCGGACGTGCTATTTACCGGATCATTCTGAGTATGAGGCCTTGGCCATTGCGGTTGCCGACAGGGACACGTTTGCTATCTCCTGGCAACATCCTCGTGATGATCATGATTTCGAAGTTGTCCTGTATAATGTAACGGATGAGGTATCTGATAAGGATACAAACATAATCGGTTGGTTATTCCACCACCCATTCTCCATTCTCGTATATCTACCATACATTCGCTGACAAACACTAGAAATTAGTTACGACTCGTCAAGTCTGATTGATGAAAGCGGACAGCGCCCGGTTGGAGGGCCAGTGATAGACCTCAGCTTCAACGATAGATCAAGCCAACTACTTTACTACCACCGGGCACAAACTTTATATGGGTCTTATCAACACCTGACAACATTTGACCTACATCGGAATACAAGCAGGGTGCGGTTTTCTAATTCCTTGAGTCTTTTGTTCTCAATATCGATTCCATTCTTTGGCACGCATAGAACAACCTCCCACGACGGTAACCCAGCGTGTAATTGGAGATATCTCTCTTTCGGGATCGCCAAACATCGAGAGGAGAACTGGACTGTTGCGTGCTTATTGAAATCTGAAGCATTCTGCCGATCTTACAACTGCGGGCATGTTTTGAACCTTGAACGCGGGCGACGACTTCAGGGATGGACAATAGTTGGGCATTTCTGCGGCTATCAGGTCCCAACAAGCTCTCTAGGTGGCATTATTGCTGCTTCAACCCGCGGCACACGCATCGCAATGGCCAACTGGAATACCATCTATGTCTGGGCATTGGAACCTAATGCACTTATCGGAGAGAACAGCGATGACTTCTATCGACCATCTTCGCGATCAGAAAATACTGGAGCGGTCGAATTGCATCCCATTGTCCTTCCGCTAGAAGCTGTTTGTTTCAAGCTGCGATTCTTGGAAAATGAAGATGAGTTGTTGGCTCTCACAGATCGCGGCGTGGTGCGCTGGAACATCAGCCCGTTGGCCAAAGGTGAAAAGACAATTTATCACTGGCCTTATTATAATGGCTCGCTTGCTTGAATGAGGCTGTTTGGAGTAGTTGTGTCACAATGACTTCTGGGCGCCAAATGCTGTAGTAGAAAGAAGCAGACAACATCGCTCCTCAGCTTGTGTATGTTAATGGTCTTGTTTCACGTTTGATGTCCACTATTGCTTGTTTTGATATGCTTTGATATATATACTAGAAGTTTGATACACCATACAATGATCATTGTAGGATTGTTGTAGCGTGATCTTGACAAAGCGCCCCAGGTAGGAATATATAATAAGGCTGCTCAGCAAAGTGTGGAAGATGTTACTATATTACAGTCGGCTACTTTGCAAAGAACGTACTTTTCAACACAGACGTTCCCGATAGTAATTGTTAGATTATATGCAGTACTCTGTAAGTAGTGCTTATTGTTGACCCTCTCCACCACCAGACATTGCCAGAAACGTTACTATGAGGAAAACCCACCAATATCTGTGGCATGATGTTGTCAGATGCATCATTTAATGAGGACGGGAAGGGAGAACTCACTTTTGGAAGAATGTCTTCTCGACAACCTCCTGCGGACCCTGCCCATCTGGACTGACCACGACAGGCCGGTTGAGGCGTGGGCGTGGCCCTGATTCGGTACGTACCAGCTCAACGCCCGGCTTGATTTGTTCTGTGGCATcactcgaagatgaagacgacgatAGTCTTAGGGAAACACGGTAGACCTCATCCGAAGGGCCCAGATGAAGCTGAATTGTTGGTTTGCCATCACCAACACCTGTAAGAGACGAAAACGAAGTGACGGTGCCAACCCATTGTTTGGGATTAGCTGGAGTCGATGTGTATAGGCCAATGCGGACGAGCTTATCGATGTGGTCTTCCGCGTCTGTAGTCTTGCGGCTTGCGGCGGGAGGAAAATACGACAAGACGTTTGATTCCAAAGACGTCGGGTCGTATGATACGCGAGCGAGGGTCGAGGGTTGAGAAGACGCCACGGGCCAGTACAGAATGTCGGTTGCGGCCTGTTCAGAAGAGGACGTCGCGGCCACGTGTGAGGCCAGGAAAGAGAGAACCGGAAGGATTATGGGCGAGCACAGCATGATGGGCAGTTTTGTCGGGAGACTAGATAATGTGATCAACGATATTTTTGGATATCCAGACGGGAGAATTCTCAGGGTATCAGGTTCATGAAGAGGCGCGCTTCATGTTGCGACAGGATCACTGATAAAGATGGTCAGTCTTGGGCTCCGGGGctctaaaaaaaaaaggccgTAAACCAATGGCTAAGAAATTTCAAACAAACATACCTGAATTGAGTTCGACTTCTACGAGTCGCTTGCAAGGAATATCTGGTGCGGACAAGTACCTCCACGCATGTAGACAGCTCTGCAAGAAGTTGAATTGATGATGGTAGCCCAAAATGGAAGGTCCGCCGAGGATTTACGATACAATACAAGTACTGTATTATTGCCATTCCATTTGCATCATTTGTTCCTGAGGCATAAAGATAGCAACGTTTGCGGATCTATGATGATACTAATAGCCTAATACCCGGAGATCCCTGTCGTGGATCGCAATTGAGTTGGAATATCGGTGTTTTCCATACTAGCCATTGGCCGGAGGATAGTAATCCGCTGCTGTTCAAGATTTTGATAGATGGGAAAGTTGGATGCTTGCTCTGGGCATAGCATTTATGTGTTCTgcgaaacacatgactccaCCGTCCGATTTCCCCACGAATTAATGTCATCAACCCCCACTGGGTCCGATGCGGTCATAGCTCCCTCTCGCCTGGTAAATCCGGTCCCGCCACCAATCCTGTCCTGGATATATCTTTATTTATATGCTTTCCTCTGTAACAACCTGCTTTTCGTCCAGATATTCTGAAGTACAGACGACTAGCAGAGCATCTCCTGTAAGCTCGTTGCCGCTCTTGCGGGAAGAATTTCCCCAATTCTTTGAGTCTAGTTAGCTGATAGCATTGAAACTACCCAGGAGAAAGGATTCTTTCTATCTTCGACACAACTTTTCGAAAAAGCTTCCAATCAtctttctttcctccgtAGCCATCATGGCTTCCCCTCACCACCGTCCTTCCCAGCAGGGCTACAGTCACCTCGATCATTTCATCGGGATCGACGTTGGCACCGGCAGTGCCCGTGCTTGCATCATTGACGCAAAGGGTGATATCGTCGGTTTATCCTCAGAAAACATTGGTCTCTGGCAACCGCAGCAGGGATACTATGTAAGTTAGAGAGCAGAGCTTGAGTTCTTGCTCAGGATCTTTACTGACCCAATGGCCAAACACGTAGGAACAATCCACTACTGACATCTGGCGTTGCATCTGTCTTTGCGTCCAGCGAGCCATCGACCAGAACAATGTTGCCCCTGAATCAATCAAGGGTATCGGCTTCGATGCTACATGCTCATTGTCCGTTTTCTCCAACGTCAACAACGAGCCAGTTTCCATAACAGGCCCCGACTTTGACTCAGACCGCAATGTCATCCTTTGGCTGGACCACCGTCCGGTGGAAGAAACCGAAGTGGTGAATGCCACTCAGCACAACCTGCTCCGCTACGTGGGCGGCAAAATGTCCATTGAGATGGAGATCCCCAAGGTGCTGTGGTTGAAGAACCATATGCCCAAGGAACTCTTCGACAAGTGCAAATTCTACGATCTGGCTGATGCACTAGCATACATCGCGACCGGCGACGAGAAGCGAAGCTTTTGCAGCGTCGTATGCAAACAAGGTTATGTTCCCGTCGGTGTTGATGGAAGTGTGAAGGGTTGGCAGGAAGATTTCCTTGCAGATATTGGCCTCAAGGACCTTACAGAAGATAACTTCAAGCGGATGGGTGGAGTCGACGGGGTGGTGAGCCTGTTTCTTTACAATCGTTTCAGAAGCTTTGAATTAGGGCCTTGAAAGCTAACCTATTCTTCCATTTCTTTAGAACGGTGATTACCTCAGTGCCGGTGAACTCGTCGGTCACCTTTCCGAAAAGGCAGCCATGGAGCTTGGCTTACCAGCAGGAATCGCTGTTGGTAGCCCTGTCATTGATGCATACGCTGGTTGGATCGGGACTGTCGGCGCCAAGGTTGATCTTGAATCGGGTCAGCTGAGCACTGATGTCGCGAAAAACGACAAAACTCAAGCCTTTGGGCGTCTTGCGGCTGTGGCGGGAACTTCTACCTGCCACCTTGCCATGTCCCCTGGCCCTGTTTTCGTTCCGGGAGTTTGGGGCCCATACCGCGACACCATCCAGCCTGGATATTGGATGGCCGAAGGTGGCCAATCTGCAACAGGGGAGCTCCTTAAGTATGTTATCGAAACTCACCCGGCCTACCATCAGGCAAAATCCATTGCAGAGTCGTACAACGCCAATATATACGTCTATCTGAACGAGCACTTGAAGGAGATGGCCCAAGAACAAAAGGCCCCCAGTATCTCCTATCTGGCACGCcacttcttcttctatgGTGATCTCTGGGGCAACCGCTCTCCCATCGCAGATCCGGGGATGAAAGGTTCGGTCATTGGTCTCAGCAGCGATAAGACGGTTGATGGTCTTGCCATCCATTATTATGCCACGCTTGAATTCATTGCGTTGCAGACAAAGCAAATTGTCGAAACCATGAACGAAGCTGGCCACAAGCTTACATCCGTCTTCATGTCTGGTTCTCAATGCCAGAATGACATCCTGGTTGGACTGGTTGCTACTGCCTGTAACATGCCCGTTGTGATACCGCGGTACGTTCATGCCGCCGTATGCCACGGAGCTGCCATGTTGGGTGCCAAAGCAGCCAGTGCCGATGATGAGGGGAAAACCGAGGACCTATGGGATATCATGGACCGATTTAGCAAGCCTGGAAGGAAGGTATCCCCGTCCACGAATCAGAACGAGAAGGCTCTGCTCGACGTGAAGTACAAAATATTCCTCGAGCAATGCCATAAGCAGCAGGAATATCGCGCACTTGTCGATCAGACGGTGAACTCGTGGAAATAAAGCGGATAATAGATGTATGATTATGTTATGGCATAGGTGACTGAAAGAAGGTATTTCAGGAGGATTAGAGAAAAAGGTGATCTGAACGAACCAAATGTACTGTAATATTGGGCAACGTTTTACGATAATCAAGAATTTcaaagccaaaaaaaaaaaaaaatcattTCAGTGATGCGCATTCTAAAGGTAAAGCCGTAAAAATAGACTTAGAAGGACCTAACGCCAATCTGTAACCAGACCGTTGACCGAAGCTATCAAATCCCATCGCGTGATGTATACAAAGGGGTAGTCTATCTCATGATGTACATAGTGCTAAGCATATGATAATTGTTCCAATCTCCGtcccttccttcttccttgaTTTGAACATTCGTTATCAATACTTACGCAGATGCGCATCTCAATACGCGTTTCCGCTACTAGATCGGCCTATGGTGTAAAACTTCTCGGCCCTGTCAGCGCTGAGGGCTAGTGTATCGAACCGGTCCACACCCATGGTCTCTAGGTTACTGTAGCCGGATAGGTAAAAACCGATGATCACAACAAGATACGTGAGGACAAGGATCGATCCCTTGAAGTAGTtgctctttccttctccgtGAACGTAGGATAGAAGGAAGACGCAGAGTATGACGCAGATCATGTCCCATTGAGGAAAGATAAGGCTAGATTAAGATGCGTCAGCAAATTGTTGATGCCTTTTATGGGCTTGGAGAATTTATATACTTGAATGAGTGATTCAAGAGCTCGGATTGGTCGATTAGACGGCCGTAGAAGGCGCTGAACAAGACCAGGGCTGGGATCTGTAGAAGGCAGACTTGTAGTGCGTAGGCCGAGCCGATCTCCATGGACAATGCGATGTTTCCATTCATTGCAAAGGAAATAGCGTTCTTAATGATGTCGTTCATGAGTAAATCGAAATGGTATAACAGGGACGGGAATAAGCAACATACCAAGAATTCCGTGGTGTTGGGAACCAATGCAAAAAGCGTGATACCCAAAAACTTTTCATCAATGTCAACACTCTCCAACACCACATCTACAGTGTTCACGAGGATTTCAGCGATGATTGCATAGAGCACCGTAGCACCAAGAAGCACGATGGAACTCTTGGTTCTACTCCAATTGGGCGCATCATGGCCACCGCTGGCATGCGCGTGTTCGAGTCCAACGTCCTCGTTCTCAAGAATCGCCTTCACTGGGTCAGGGGTTCCCTTGTCCTTACTATTGGTTTGGCGCAAGGGAGGCTGTTGAATTGATGGCTTCCGCGCTCGAGCTGCATCACGAGCAGCGACAGCTGCAGCCGTAGCTGCGACTTCTGTTACCTGGCGGACCAGGTTTTCATTATCTTGGCTGGAAAGACCGCTGAAATTTTTTAGTCCTGCTGATTCGGGGCGCGGAGGAACGAGATACGGAGATTTGTTGTTATCACGACCAGCGCTCGATGTCGATTGCTCCA
This Aspergillus chevalieri M1 DNA, chromosome 3, nearly complete sequence DNA region includes the following protein-coding sequences:
- the ptpA gene encoding putative protein tyrosine phosphatase (Pyp1) (COG:T;~EggNog:ENOG410PK3P;~InterPro:IPR029021,IPR001763,IPR003595,IPR016130, IPR000242,IPR000387,IPR036873;~PFAM:PF00102,PF00581;~go_function: GO:0004725 - protein tyrosine phosphatase activity [Evidence IEA];~go_function: GO:0016791 - phosphatase activity [Evidence IEA];~go_process: GO:0006470 - protein dephosphorylation [Evidence IEA];~go_process: GO:0016311 - dephosphorylation [Evidence IEA]) encodes the protein MSAMTGPRHSPSSPWHQDTQNQPLASASTGHHHTVSGHLSPNYFAIGANDASNPHDLKQSLHARNNWDIASQPHTQSTFSSQRPQLLPQKSLYEDIQGDYMRSPTVNEGNCRMSVLHGLPWNPELQKTNSSERTAALHSSPRNSYFQEPEHTVRNSHRPDVSQIDDSRSQDSMQQTSVQPVRPFQLSFQGGLANTVSCQNTPESGSQALHPAHGVNFVSAERCAELVISAHRESIFLDVRPFTHFAQSNIRGSLNLCIPTTLVKRPSFDTRKLENTFTDDSAKKNFARWRHCRYIIVYDAATADPKDAGPLSNLLKKFTVEGWDGEAMILKGGFKTFSNCFPGLTQNQQGEQLQAATTAAPKKPTTMHISLPAVAPVAGGCALPESSATVIPFFGNIRQHMDLLGGVGQMSLQLPKQLTESKRRLLPSWLRDASNPSDRGHGVSQKFLKLEEKELERMKQAFSYGSTSDAVSSKKYRIAGIEKGTKNRYNDIYPFDHSRVQLQNEPIGGCDYVNGNHLKAEYSNRSYIATQAPVPDTFKDFWRVVWEQDIRLVVALTAEFERGQVKCHPYWESGMYGPLQVKNFSQRYVYMDRPGSSLANDSGIKPSAAQVDSNQQNEGDDPCIIVRHFGLSHSAFPFQPLREVTQLQYPYWPDFGTTAQPSHLLQLIEQCNKIIETTSNTAFSSNEAEPQGQRSVLVHCSAGCGRTGTFCAVDSVLDMLKRQRSRAQHSSTNDNNYPTDEWVYNDELDLIAKTVADFRTQRPSMVQNLGQFVLCYESVLEWVVSQMSDGDDISQ
- a CDS encoding F-box domain protein (COG:S;~EggNog:ENOG410PVMI;~InterPro:IPR001810;~go_function: GO:0005515 - protein binding [Evidence IEA]), coding for MLLELPPELLLLVLKNTSTPAYLQATAACRALYEVATSCHSLVLHHVYQTPGVVTGVDSLETKELFQLLIKRSFRQLYGAEFRASCKAYSFESQEIDVQASSLAPSGDTNLALVVKGQPDVFLFHAEYEGSISPRARLKVPEQYEQQLGVMEVLKTTVCGERDVYVLCRFTPNIDEHGPDANHPFVQQALQSSHNGTVVLFHFEIQSSDHHIRTCYLPDHSEYEALAIAVADRDTFAISWQHPRDDHDFEVVLYNVTDEVSDKDTNIIEISYDSSSLIDESGQRPVGGPVIDLSFNDRSSQLLYYHRAQTLYGSYQHLTTFDLHRNTSRVRFSNSLSLLFSISIPFFGTHRTTSHDGNPACNWRYLSFGIAKHREENWTVACLLKSEAFCRSYNCGHVLNLERGRRLQGWTIVGHFCGYQVPTSSLGGIIAASTRGTRIAMANWNTIYVWALEPNALIGENSDDFYRPSSRSENTGAVELHPIVLPLEAVCFKLRFLENEDELLALTDRGVVRWNISPLAKGEKTIYHWPYYNGSLA
- a CDS encoding uncharacterized protein (COG:S;~EggNog:ENOG410PSWY;~SECRETED:SignalP(1-20)); translated protein: MLCSPIILPVLSFLASHVAATSSSEQAATDILYWPVASSQPSTLARVSYDPTSLESNVLSYFPPAASRKTTDAEDHIDKLVRIGLYTSTPANPKQWVGTVTSFSSLTGVGDGKPTIQLHLGPSDEVYRVSLRLSSSSSSSDATEQIKPGVELVRTESGPRPRLNRPVVVSPDGQGPQEVVEKTFFQKYWWVFLIVTFLAMSGGGEGQQ
- a CDS encoding FGGY-family carbohydrate kinase (COG:G;~EggNog:ENOG410Q5AZ;~InterPro:IPR018485,IPR018484,IPR006003,IPR043129;~PFAM:PF00370,PF02782;~go_function: GO:0016773 - phosphotransferase activity, alcohol group as acceptor [Evidence IEA];~go_process: GO:0005975 - carbohydrate metabolic process [Evidence IEA]) produces the protein MASPHHRPSQQGYSHLDHFIGIDVGTGSARACIIDAKGDIVGLSSENIGLWQPQQGYYEQSTTDIWRCICLCVQRAIDQNNVAPESIKGIGFDATCSLSVFSNVNNEPVSITGPDFDSDRNVILWLDHRPVEETEVVNATQHNLLRYVGGKMSIEMEIPKVLWLKNHMPKELFDKCKFYDLADALAYIATGDEKRSFCSVVCKQGYVPVGVDGSVKGWQEDFLADIGLKDLTEDNFKRMGGVDGVNGDYLSAGELVGHLSEKAAMELGLPAGIAVGSPVIDAYAGWIGTVGAKVDLESGQLSTDVAKNDKTQAFGRLAAVAGTSTCHLAMSPGPVFVPGVWGPYRDTIQPGYWMAEGGQSATGELLKYVIETHPAYHQAKSIAESYNANIYVYLNEHLKEMAQEQKAPSISYLARHFFFYGDLWGNRSPIADPGMKGSVIGLSSDKTVDGLAIHYYATLEFIALQTKQIVETMNEAGHKLTSVFMSGSQCQNDILVGLVATACNMPVVIPRYVHAAVCHGAAMLGAKAASADDEGKTEDLWDIMDRFSKPGRKVSPSTNQNEKALLDVKYKIFLEQCHKQQEYRALVDQTVNSWK